A genomic region of Roseateles amylovorans contains the following coding sequences:
- the gatC gene encoding Asp-tRNA(Asn)/Glu-tRNA(Gln) amidotransferase subunit GatC, protein MALTHDDVTRIALLARLQLSSDEQAALLPQLNGFFSIVEQMSAVDTSGVEPLYTPLSAVQEVALRLREDRVTESNQRELNQRSAPAVEDGLFLVPKVIE, encoded by the coding sequence ATGGCCCTGACCCACGACGACGTCACCCGGATCGCCCTGCTGGCCCGGTTGCAACTCTCCAGCGACGAGCAGGCCGCGCTGCTGCCGCAGCTCAACGGCTTCTTCTCCATCGTCGAGCAGATGAGCGCGGTGGACACGAGCGGCGTCGAGCCGCTCTACACGCCTCTGTCGGCGGTGCAGGAAGTGGCCCTGCGCCTGCGCGAGGACCGCGTCACCGAATCGAATCAGCGCGAACTCAACCAGCGCAGTGCCCCCGCCGTCGAGGACGGCCTGTTCCTCGTTCCCAAGGTCATCGAATGA
- the gatA gene encoding Asp-tRNA(Asn)/Glu-tRNA(Gln) amidotransferase subunit GatA produces MTTPLHHLGVAELGRALRQKQVSSLELTQHLLARVADAKDLGAFLHVGEAAALERARAADARLARGEGEQPGGALIGVPLAHKDIFVTRDMPTTAGSLMLKGYLSPFDATVIERLNAAGTVSLGKLNCDEFAMGSANENSAYGPALNPWDRSRVPGGSSGGSATAVAARLVPATTGTDTGGSIRQPASFSGITGIKPTYGVCSRYGMIAFASSLDQAGVMARSAEDCALLLSAMSGFDERDATSVQRPPQDFSLQMRAAREGATAAQPLKGLRIGLPKEFFPAALSSDVDSAVRAGLAELEKLGATLVEVSLPRTELAIPVYYIIAPAEASSNLSRFDGVKFGHRAAQYDDLLDMYRKTRAEGFGAEVKRRIMIGSYVLSHGYYDAYYLQAQKLRRMIADDFQQALQHCDLIAGPVAPTVAWKQGEGSDDPVKAYLADIFTLPGSLAGLPGMSVPVGFGEGGMPVGLQLLGNYFNEGLLLHAAHALQQATDWHRQGPAGV; encoded by the coding sequence ATGACGACGCCGCTTCATCATCTGGGCGTGGCCGAGCTGGGCCGCGCACTTCGCCAGAAACAGGTTTCCAGCCTTGAACTGACGCAACATCTGCTTGCGCGTGTTGCCGACGCGAAGGATCTCGGCGCCTTCCTGCATGTCGGCGAAGCGGCCGCGCTGGAACGCGCCCGCGCCGCCGACGCGCGGCTGGCCCGCGGCGAGGGCGAACAGCCCGGCGGCGCGCTGATCGGCGTCCCGCTCGCGCACAAGGACATCTTCGTCACCCGCGACATGCCCACCACGGCCGGCTCGCTGATGCTCAAGGGCTATCTCAGCCCCTTCGATGCGACCGTCATCGAGCGGCTCAATGCCGCCGGCACCGTCTCGCTGGGCAAGCTGAACTGCGACGAGTTCGCCATGGGCTCGGCCAACGAGAACAGCGCCTACGGCCCGGCGCTCAATCCGTGGGACCGCAGCCGCGTTCCGGGCGGCTCCTCGGGCGGGTCGGCCACGGCCGTGGCCGCCCGGCTGGTGCCCGCCACCACCGGCACCGACACCGGCGGCTCGATTCGGCAGCCGGCCAGCTTCAGCGGCATCACCGGCATCAAGCCGACCTACGGCGTGTGCTCGCGCTACGGCATGATCGCCTTCGCCTCCAGCCTGGACCAGGCCGGCGTGATGGCCCGTTCCGCCGAAGACTGCGCCCTGCTGCTCTCGGCCATGAGCGGCTTCGACGAGCGCGACGCCACCAGCGTGCAACGCCCGCCGCAGGACTTCAGCCTCCAGATGCGGGCCGCCCGTGAAGGCGCCACCGCGGCGCAGCCGCTCAAGGGCCTGCGCATCGGATTGCCCAAGGAGTTCTTCCCCGCCGCCCTCTCGTCCGATGTGGACAGCGCCGTGCGTGCCGGTCTCGCGGAACTGGAAAAGCTGGGCGCCACGCTGGTGGAGGTCTCGCTGCCCCGCACCGAACTGGCGATCCCGGTCTACTACATCATTGCCCCGGCCGAGGCCAGCTCCAACCTGTCGCGCTTCGACGGGGTGAAGTTCGGCCACCGCGCCGCCCAGTACGACGACTTGCTGGACATGTACCGCAAGACCCGCGCCGAAGGCTTCGGCGCCGAGGTCAAGCGCCGGATCATGATCGGGAGCTATGTGCTCTCGCACGGCTACTACGACGCCTACTATCTGCAGGCCCAGAAGCTGCGCCGCATGATCGCCGACGACTTCCAGCAGGCCCTGCAGCACTGCGACCTGATCGCCGGCCCGGTGGCCCCCACCGTGGCCTGGAAACAGGGCGAGGGCTCAGACGACCCGGTCAAGGCCTACCTGGCCGACATCTTCACCCTGCCCGGCTCACTGGCCGGCCTGCCCGGCATGAGCGTGCCGGTGGGCTTTGGCGAAGGGGGCATGCCGGTCGGCCTGCAGCTGCTGGGCAACTACTTCAACGAAGGGCTGCTGCTGCATGCCGCGCACGCGCTGCAGCAGGCCACCGACTGGCACCGCCAGGGTCCGGCGGGGGTGTGA
- the gatB gene encoding Asp-tRNA(Asn)/Glu-tRNA(Gln) amidotransferase subunit GatB — translation MSKNSKLVRGYEVVIGLENHVQLSTDSKIFSGASTAFGAAPNTQACAVDLALPGTLPVLNRGAVERAIRFGLAVGAKVAPLSIFARKNYFYPDLPKGYQISQYEIPVVQGGQIEFFVGDEKKVVKLTRAHLEEDAGKSLHEDYHGQSGIDLNRAGTPLLEIVSEPEMRSGAEAAEYAKTLHALVMWLGICDGNMQEGSFRCDVNVSVRKPGDPVFGTRREIKNLNSFRYLVDAVNFEVNWQIDRLEDGLTIQQATVLYNPDTGETRAMRTKEDAADYRYFPDPDLPPLMIGADWIERVRADMPELPAVMAGRFQETDGLPPYDATMMTQSLAMARFYEAARDGCGAPKLVANWLMGEVSRRLNSEERDIASAPVTPALLATLIQRIQDGTISNNSAKQVFEALWTGEGSEVDAVIAAKDLKQSNDTGELERILDEVLAANAKSVEEFRAGKEKAFNALVGQAMKATKGKANPAAVNELLKKKLGG, via the coding sequence ATGAGCAAGAACAGCAAACTGGTGCGGGGCTACGAGGTCGTGATCGGCCTGGAGAACCACGTCCAACTCTCGACCGACTCGAAGATCTTCAGCGGCGCCTCGACCGCCTTCGGCGCCGCGCCCAACACCCAGGCCTGCGCGGTGGACCTGGCGCTGCCGGGCACCCTGCCGGTGCTCAACCGCGGCGCGGTGGAGCGGGCGATCCGCTTCGGCCTGGCCGTGGGTGCGAAAGTGGCGCCGTTGTCGATCTTCGCGCGCAAGAACTACTTCTATCCCGACCTGCCCAAGGGCTACCAGATCAGCCAGTACGAGATCCCGGTGGTGCAGGGCGGCCAGATCGAGTTCTTCGTCGGCGACGAGAAGAAGGTCGTCAAGCTCACGCGCGCCCACCTGGAAGAGGACGCGGGCAAGAGCCTTCATGAGGACTATCACGGCCAATCCGGCATCGACCTGAACCGTGCCGGCACCCCGCTGCTGGAAATCGTCTCCGAGCCCGAGATGCGCTCCGGTGCCGAAGCCGCCGAATATGCCAAGACGCTGCATGCGCTGGTGATGTGGCTGGGCATCTGCGACGGCAACATGCAGGAAGGCTCGTTCCGCTGCGACGTCAACGTCTCGGTGCGCAAGCCGGGTGACCCGGTCTTCGGCACCCGCCGCGAGATCAAGAACCTCAACAGCTTCCGCTATCTGGTGGACGCGGTGAACTTCGAGGTCAACTGGCAGATCGATCGCCTGGAAGACGGGCTGACGATCCAGCAAGCCACGGTGCTCTACAACCCGGACACCGGCGAAACCCGCGCGATGCGCACCAAGGAAGATGCGGCCGACTACCGCTACTTCCCCGATCCCGACCTGCCGCCGCTGATGATCGGCGCGGACTGGATCGAGCGCGTGCGCGCCGACATGCCGGAGCTGCCGGCGGTCATGGCCGGCCGCTTCCAGGAGACCGACGGACTGCCACCGTACGACGCGACGATGATGACCCAGAGCCTGGCCATGGCGCGCTTCTATGAAGCCGCACGGGATGGCTGCGGTGCGCCGAAGCTGGTGGCGAACTGGCTGATGGGCGAAGTCTCGCGCCGCCTCAACAGCGAGGAACGGGACATCGCCTCCGCGCCGGTGACGCCCGCCCTGCTGGCCACACTGATCCAGCGCATCCAGGACGGCACCATCTCCAACAACTCGGCCAAGCAGGTGTTCGAGGCACTGTGGACCGGCGAAGGCAGCGAGGTCGATGCGGTCATCGCCGCCAAGGACCTCAAGCAGTCCAACGACACCGGCGAGCTGGAACGCATCCTGGACGAGGTGCTGGCAGCCAATGCCAAGTCGGTCGAGGAATTCCGTGCCGGCAAGGAGAAGGCTTTCAACGCGCTGGTCGGACAGGCGATGAAAGCGACCAAGGGCAAGGCCAATCCTGCGGCGGTCAATGAGCTGCTGAAGAAGAAGCTCGGCGGCTGA
- the pyrE gene encoding orotate phosphoribosyltransferase, which yields MSTAPQDDLAQEFVAFAVETGVLRFGEFKTKAGRLSPYFFNAGLFDDGLKVGRLAQFYAQRLMASGLEFDMIFGPAYKGITLAAAVAIELARLGHNKPFAYNRKEAKDHGEGGTLVGAKVQGRVLIIDDVISAGTSVRESIAMIQAAGATPCGVTIALDRQEKAAENGQDLPWSAVQYVKEQLKLPVVAIAGLSDLLHYLQTTSSTAVSAHAAAVNAYRDRYGV from the coding sequence ATGAGCACTGCACCCCAAGACGATCTGGCCCAGGAATTCGTCGCTTTTGCTGTCGAGACCGGCGTGCTGCGCTTCGGTGAGTTCAAGACCAAGGCCGGCCGGCTGAGCCCGTATTTCTTCAATGCGGGCCTGTTCGACGACGGCCTCAAGGTCGGTCGACTGGCGCAGTTCTATGCCCAGCGTCTGATGGCTTCGGGCCTGGAGTTCGACATGATCTTCGGCCCGGCCTACAAAGGCATCACGCTGGCCGCGGCGGTGGCCATCGAGCTGGCGCGCCTGGGCCACAACAAGCCGTTCGCCTACAACCGCAAGGAAGCCAAGGACCATGGCGAAGGCGGCACCCTGGTCGGCGCGAAGGTGCAGGGCCGGGTGCTGATCATCGACGACGTCATCTCCGCCGGCACCTCGGTGCGGGAGTCGATCGCGATGATCCAGGCCGCCGGCGCCACGCCGTGTGGCGTGACCATTGCGCTGGATCGCCAGGAGAAGGCCGCCGAGAACGGGCAGGATCTGCCGTGGTCGGCGGTACAGTATGTGAAGGAGCAGTTGAAGTTGCCGGTGGTGGCCATCGCCGGGCTGTCCGACTTGCTCCACTACCTGCAAACGACCAGCAGTACGGCGGTATCGGCCCATGCCGCCGCGGTTAACGCCTACCGAGATCGTTACGGAGTCTGA
- a CDS encoding TonB-dependent receptor, producing MNRIATQRAVARPALREAALAVSLAVLAWPALAQDAPKDKSQLDTVTITAERRVENIKDVPNAVSQISGEKLDVLNSSGQDIRFLSGRVPSLNIESSFGRAFPRFYIRGYGNTDFRLNASQPVSLVYDDVVQENPILKGFPAFDLAAIEVVAGPQGTLYGRNTPAGVVKFDSVKPSQRQEGYVNFSYGTYGTMNLEGAANVPLTGEWSARISAQVQHRDDWVKNQAVTGKPGKLEGYDDRAIRIQALYEPHKDFSALFNVHGRDLSGSARLFRSSIIKTGTHDLVDGFDPEKAYTDGVNEQTLHATGGSARLRWGLGAINLYSITGYESVRPFSRGDVDGGYIYGGTKPFTQEGQATFPGESSSSMDGHRQITQEFRVESAAAGPLRWQGGVYFFDERYTARSTDYTTATGLAAGYVDTHQKNTAWATFGSVNYAVTQDFQLRGGLRFTKDKKDVDVTSSYAGLNTSTGVSAKTSDSKWNWDVSGSYALTKNTNLYARVATGFRASSVQGASLFAGQSQASPENVTSYEIGVKSDLWDRRARLSASVFDYTVKDLQLTAVGGQNNANRLLNAKKATGNGVELNLELLPVDQLLITLGGSLNNTKIRDTSLSLPACGGGCTMLDPLVAGSTTNYSINGNSLPNAPKWVGNLTARYSIPTPAGNEFYIYTDWAYRSKVNFFLYEAKEFTGKSLTEGGLRVGYVWNNGKYEAATFVRNITNQIRVTGAIDFNNNTGFINDPRTYGVQFKALF from the coding sequence ATGAATCGAATCGCCACCCAGCGCGCCGTTGCCCGTCCGGCTCTGCGCGAGGCCGCTCTGGCCGTTTCCCTGGCTGTCCTGGCCTGGCCTGCGCTTGCGCAGGACGCGCCCAAGGACAAGAGCCAGCTGGACACGGTCACCATCACGGCCGAACGTCGCGTCGAGAACATCAAGGACGTGCCGAACGCCGTCTCGCAGATCTCCGGTGAAAAGCTGGACGTGCTGAACTCCAGCGGCCAGGACATCCGTTTCCTGTCCGGCCGGGTGCCCAGCCTGAACATCGAATCCTCCTTCGGTCGGGCCTTCCCGCGCTTCTACATCCGCGGCTACGGCAACACCGACTTCCGCCTGAACGCCTCGCAGCCGGTCTCGCTGGTCTATGACGACGTGGTCCAGGAGAACCCGATCCTGAAGGGCTTCCCCGCCTTCGACCTGGCCGCCATCGAAGTGGTGGCCGGTCCCCAGGGCACCCTGTATGGCCGCAACACGCCGGCCGGCGTGGTGAAGTTCGACTCGGTCAAGCCGTCGCAGCGCCAGGAGGGTTATGTCAACTTCTCCTACGGCACCTACGGCACGATGAACCTGGAAGGCGCCGCCAATGTGCCGCTGACCGGCGAGTGGTCCGCCCGTATCTCCGCCCAGGTGCAGCACCGTGACGACTGGGTGAAGAACCAGGCCGTCACCGGCAAGCCCGGCAAGCTGGAAGGCTATGACGACCGCGCCATCCGCATCCAGGCCCTGTATGAGCCGCACAAGGATTTCAGCGCGCTGTTCAATGTCCACGGCCGTGACCTGAGCGGCAGCGCCCGCCTGTTCCGTTCGTCGATCATCAAGACCGGCACCCACGACCTGGTCGATGGCTTCGATCCCGAGAAGGCCTACACCGACGGCGTCAACGAGCAGACCCTGCACGCCACCGGCGGCAGCGCCCGCCTGCGTTGGGGCCTGGGTGCGATCAACCTGTACTCGATCACCGGCTATGAGTCGGTGCGCCCGTTCAGCCGCGGCGACGTCGACGGCGGCTACATCTACGGCGGCACCAAGCCGTTCACCCAGGAAGGTCAGGCGACCTTCCCCGGCGAGTCCTCAAGCTCGATGGACGGCCATCGCCAGATCACCCAGGAGTTCCGCGTGGAATCGGCTGCGGCTGGTCCGCTGCGCTGGCAAGGCGGCGTGTATTTCTTCGACGAGCGCTACACCGCTCGCAGCACCGACTACACGACCGCCACCGGCCTGGCCGCTGGTTATGTCGATACCCATCAGAAGAACACCGCCTGGGCGACCTTCGGTTCGGTGAACTACGCGGTGACCCAGGACTTCCAACTGCGCGGCGGCCTGCGGTTCACCAAGGACAAGAAGGATGTGGACGTCACCAGCAGCTACGCCGGTCTGAACACCAGCACCGGCGTGTCGGCCAAGACCTCGGATTCGAAGTGGAACTGGGACGTGTCCGGCAGCTATGCGCTGACCAAGAACACCAACCTCTATGCCCGCGTGGCCACCGGCTTCCGCGCGTCGTCGGTGCAGGGCGCGTCGCTGTTCGCCGGCCAGTCCCAGGCCTCGCCTGAGAACGTGACCTCCTACGAGATCGGCGTGAAGTCCGACCTGTGGGATCGCCGCGCCCGCCTGTCGGCCAGCGTGTTCGACTACACCGTCAAGGACCTGCAACTGACCGCCGTCGGCGGCCAGAACAATGCCAACCGTCTGCTGAATGCCAAGAAGGCCACCGGCAACGGCGTCGAGCTGAACCTGGAACTGCTGCCGGTGGATCAACTGCTGATCACGCTGGGTGGCAGCCTGAACAACACCAAGATCCGTGACACCAGCCTGTCGCTGCCGGCTTGCGGTGGCGGTTGCACGATGCTGGATCCGCTGGTGGCGGGCTCGACCACCAACTACAGCATCAACGGCAATTCGCTGCCGAATGCGCCGAAGTGGGTCGGCAACCTGACCGCCCGCTACTCGATCCCGACGCCGGCCGGCAACGAGTTCTACATCTACACCGACTGGGCCTATCGCTCGAAGGTCAACTTCTTCCTGTATGAGGCCAAGGAGTTCACCGGCAAGTCCCTCACCGAGGGTGGCCTGCGCGTGGGTTATGTGTGGAACAACGGCAAGTATGAAGCGGCGACCTTTGTCCGCAACATCACCAACCAGATCCGCGTGACCGGTGCGATCGACTTCAACAACAACACCGGCTTCATCAACGATCCGCGCACTTACGGCGTCCAGTTCAAGGCGCTGTTCTGA
- a CDS encoding exodeoxyribonuclease III produces the protein MRFITLNLNGIRSAANKGVFDWLPQQAADVVGVQELKAQADIVESKFSGYDKLSGHFHYAEKKGYSGVGLYTRETPSDVIVGFGSDEFDNEGRWVEKRFDKPGRKLSLISCYFPSGSSGELRQAAKFRFLEAMHPYLMQLRAEREFILVADVNIAHKEIDLRNWKGNQKNSGFLPEERAWMTKLLEKDAGLVDVFRLLNDKPDQYTWWSNRGQAWAKNVGWRLDYHLATPGLAHLATREAIYLEQRFSDHAPLTIDYDLKI, from the coding sequence ATGCGCTTCATCACCCTCAATCTCAACGGCATCCGCTCTGCCGCGAACAAGGGCGTCTTCGACTGGCTGCCGCAACAGGCCGCGGATGTGGTCGGCGTCCAGGAACTGAAGGCGCAGGCCGACATCGTGGAATCGAAGTTCAGCGGCTATGACAAGCTCAGCGGCCACTTCCATTACGCGGAGAAGAAGGGCTATTCGGGCGTGGGCCTCTACACCCGGGAAACGCCCAGCGACGTCATCGTCGGCTTCGGCAGCGATGAATTCGACAACGAAGGCCGCTGGGTCGAGAAGCGCTTCGACAAACCCGGCCGCAAGCTCAGCCTGATCAGCTGCTACTTTCCCAGCGGCTCCAGCGGCGAGCTCCGCCAGGCGGCCAAGTTCCGTTTCCTGGAAGCGATGCATCCCTACCTGATGCAGCTGCGGGCCGAGCGCGAATTCATCCTGGTGGCCGATGTGAACATCGCGCACAAGGAGATCGATCTGCGCAACTGGAAGGGCAACCAGAAGAACAGCGGTTTCCTGCCAGAGGAACGGGCCTGGATGACCAAGCTGCTGGAGAAGGACGCCGGCCTGGTCGACGTGTTCCGGCTGCTCAACGACAAGCCGGATCAATACACCTGGTGGAGCAATCGCGGTCAGGCCTGGGCCAAGAACGTCGGCTGGCGGCTGGACTACCACCTGGCCACCCCCGGCCTGGCCCACCTCGCCACCCGGGAGGCCATCTACCTGGAGCAGCGCTTCAGCGACCACGCGCCGCTCACGATCGATTACGACCTGAAGATCTGA
- a CDS encoding LysR family transcriptional regulator, with amino-acid sequence MKADLGDLNAFVAVVKAEGFRGGARQIGMSASAVSDAVRRLETQLGVRLLHRTTRSVAPTEAGQRLLERLTPALQEVESALDVVNGFRDQPAGTLRLNVPISALKLVLPAIVPAFRAAYPDILLEVIAEDGFVDVLAAGCDAGIRYGERLEQDMIAVPIGPRIQRFACAASPDYLARRGMPGHPKEVLDHDCLRLRFGSGAMPQWEFERGPERLQVDPKPALIVQAGAAADLAVDAAVGGMGLVYLFEDWLQPHLDSGALQPVLQDWWPQFPGPFLYYPGRRLMPAPLRAFVDFVGR; translated from the coding sequence ATGAAAGCCGACCTGGGAGACCTCAACGCGTTCGTCGCCGTGGTGAAAGCCGAGGGCTTTCGGGGTGGGGCCCGCCAGATCGGGATGAGCGCGTCGGCGGTCAGCGACGCGGTCCGGCGGCTGGAGACGCAGCTGGGGGTGCGCCTGCTTCACCGCACCACGCGCAGCGTCGCACCCACCGAAGCCGGCCAACGGCTGCTGGAGCGACTCACGCCGGCGCTGCAGGAGGTCGAATCCGCGCTGGACGTGGTCAATGGATTCCGCGATCAGCCCGCCGGTACGCTGCGACTGAATGTCCCGATCTCCGCGCTGAAACTGGTGCTGCCGGCCATCGTGCCCGCCTTCCGCGCGGCCTATCCGGACATCCTGCTGGAGGTCATCGCCGAAGACGGCTTTGTCGATGTGCTGGCGGCGGGCTGTGATGCCGGCATTCGCTACGGCGAGCGGTTGGAGCAGGACATGATCGCCGTGCCGATCGGTCCTCGCATCCAGCGCTTCGCCTGTGCGGCCTCACCGGACTACCTGGCACGCCGGGGGATGCCCGGTCATCCCAAGGAGGTCCTCGACCATGACTGCCTTCGCCTGCGCTTCGGCAGCGGCGCCATGCCGCAGTGGGAATTCGAGCGCGGTCCCGAGCGCTTGCAGGTCGACCCCAAACCCGCGCTGATCGTGCAGGCAGGTGCGGCGGCGGACCTGGCGGTGGACGCCGCCGTGGGCGGCATGGGTCTGGTCTATCTGTTCGAGGATTGGCTGCAGCCGCATCTGGACAGCGGGGCGCTTCAACCGGTGCTCCAGGACTGGTGGCCGCAGTTTCCGGGCCCGTTCCTTTACTACCCGGGTCGCCGGCTGATGCCGGCGCCGCTGCGGGCCTTCGTGGATTTCGTGGGGCGCTGA
- a CDS encoding aldo/keto reductase family oxidoreductase — MTQTLLSAGTFLLGDRPVNRLGYGAMQLAGPHVFGPPKDRDAALAVLRAAIDAGVNHIDTSDFYGPHITNQLIREALSPYPQDLTLVTKVGAVRDAQGAWLPATSADALTAAVHDNLRHLGLDRLEVVNFRAMFDVFGPAEGSIEAPLTALATLQQQGLIRHIGLSNVTAAQIAEAQRLCTVVCVQNQYNLVHRRDDALIDELARDGIAYVPFFPLGGFSPIQSTALSQIAARVAATPMQVALAWLLKRSPNLLLIPGTSSVGHLRENLAAAQLDLSPSVMAELEAIGTTDAVDAKRA; from the coding sequence ATGACGCAGACCCTTCTCTCCGCCGGCACTTTTCTCCTCGGCGACCGCCCGGTCAACCGCCTGGGCTACGGCGCCATGCAGTTGGCCGGACCGCATGTGTTCGGCCCGCCGAAGGACCGCGATGCGGCGTTGGCGGTGCTCCGCGCTGCGATCGACGCCGGCGTGAATCACATCGACACCAGTGACTTCTACGGTCCCCACATCACCAACCAACTGATTCGCGAAGCCCTCAGCCCCTATCCGCAGGACCTGACCCTCGTGACCAAGGTCGGCGCGGTGCGGGACGCCCAAGGCGCGTGGCTGCCCGCCACCTCCGCCGACGCGCTGACCGCCGCCGTGCACGACAACCTGCGCCACCTCGGACTCGACCGGCTGGAAGTGGTCAACTTTCGCGCCATGTTCGATGTGTTCGGCCCGGCGGAAGGCAGCATCGAAGCGCCGTTGACCGCGCTGGCCACACTGCAGCAGCAAGGGCTGATCCGCCACATCGGCCTGAGCAATGTGACCGCCGCGCAGATCGCCGAGGCGCAGCGGCTTTGCACAGTGGTGTGCGTGCAGAACCAGTACAACCTGGTCCATCGCCGCGACGACGCCCTGATCGACGAACTGGCCCGGGACGGCATTGCTTACGTGCCGTTCTTCCCGCTGGGCGGCTTCAGTCCGATTCAGTCCACCGCGTTGTCTCAGATCGCCGCACGCGTGGCGGCCACGCCGATGCAGGTGGCCCTGGCCTGGCTGCTGAAGCGATCACCCAATCTGCTGCTGATTCCGGGGACCTCGTCCGTCGGCCACCTGCGCGAAAACCTGGCGGCGGCCCAGCTCGACCTTTCGCCCTCGGTGATGGCGGAGCTGGAAGCCATCGGAACAACGGACGCGGTGGACGCGAAGCGGGCCTGA
- a CDS encoding GGDEF domain-containing protein, translated as MIAAGLGAAAQAHGPDRALDLQLSQWERQSYNDPGGALRGLRALRVDPQHADQRMTIDYMIGRVQAVSGDVDQARLIGDELESRPGGAPLARILRAEVQDRIGLTVKAGDLAQQALADLEPACVPTANAAHKLGPNCQWRATYHAMRLLARAQGARGELAFADARLRQALALAQAVPDAYTSAQTMGLLALSAQSLDQSAIAHQWVTQASQLSQGDVLAMVRIRMIEATLAARRADQQAQRAALEDGLRLAEHADARREVASMRTNLADAYMHSNEPAKAAEQARAALPVVLEFGDQRLERTLRHNLSVALILLRQLEPARREIERVNEIARGDSDNVRRSLQLRELGEAYAKVGQWREALRLYHEERALSAETAQRNRESSLQQLRLKYDSEAKQRDLELLRRDQALKRQELANRRLAQYVGVGLAALLGLSVILLGVMLVRVRDANRQLRVNQRLLRAQSERDPLTDLANRRHFLSVMDRQARTEFQGALLMIDIDHFKVVNDRHGHAAGDAVICEVARRISQAVRIDDLVVRWGGEEFLVFAPGVAQEQLQLMAERILMTVGDEPIPTEDGALSVTCSIGFAHFPLAPAQLTLHWEQAVNWADMALYTAKSQGRNRARGVIAVQASDAQALRQIEANFEAACSSGLVTMQTLRGPDEEAVSA; from the coding sequence GTGATCGCCGCGGGCCTCGGCGCCGCGGCACAGGCGCATGGGCCGGACCGGGCGCTGGATCTCCAGCTCAGCCAGTGGGAACGTCAGAGCTACAACGATCCGGGCGGTGCGCTGCGCGGCCTGCGAGCCCTGCGCGTCGACCCGCAGCATGCGGACCAGCGCATGACGATCGACTACATGATCGGCCGGGTTCAGGCGGTGTCCGGGGACGTCGATCAAGCCCGGCTCATCGGCGACGAACTCGAGTCCCGCCCCGGCGGCGCGCCGCTGGCCCGCATCCTGCGCGCCGAGGTGCAGGACCGCATCGGGCTGACGGTCAAGGCCGGCGACCTCGCTCAGCAGGCCCTGGCCGACCTGGAGCCCGCCTGCGTGCCAACGGCCAATGCCGCCCACAAACTCGGCCCGAATTGCCAGTGGCGAGCCACCTACCACGCGATGCGCCTGCTGGCGCGGGCGCAGGGAGCCCGCGGTGAACTGGCCTTTGCCGATGCGCGGCTGCGCCAGGCGCTCGCGCTGGCCCAGGCGGTGCCGGACGCCTACACCAGCGCGCAGACCATGGGTCTGCTGGCGCTGTCGGCCCAGTCGCTGGATCAGTCGGCCATCGCCCACCAGTGGGTGACGCAGGCTTCGCAGCTCTCGCAAGGGGATGTGCTGGCGATGGTGCGCATCCGCATGATCGAAGCCACGTTGGCGGCTCGACGTGCCGACCAGCAGGCGCAACGCGCGGCGCTGGAGGATGGCCTTCGACTGGCCGAGCATGCCGATGCACGGCGCGAAGTGGCGTCCATGCGCACCAACCTCGCTGATGCCTACATGCATTCCAACGAGCCGGCCAAGGCCGCCGAGCAGGCCCGTGCCGCGCTGCCGGTGGTGCTGGAGTTCGGCGACCAGCGCCTGGAGCGCACCTTGCGCCACAACCTGTCTGTGGCGCTGATCCTGCTGCGGCAGTTGGAGCCAGCACGCCGCGAGATCGAGCGGGTCAACGAGATCGCACGCGGCGACAGCGACAACGTGCGCCGCAGCCTGCAACTGCGCGAACTGGGCGAGGCCTATGCCAAGGTCGGCCAATGGCGGGAAGCCTTGCGCCTCTATCACGAGGAGCGGGCCCTGAGCGCCGAGACCGCTCAGCGCAACCGGGAGTCCTCGCTGCAGCAACTGCGCCTGAAGTACGACAGCGAAGCCAAGCAACGCGATCTGGAACTGCTGCGCCGCGACCAAGCGCTCAAGCGCCAGGAACTGGCGAACCGGCGCCTGGCGCAGTATGTGGGCGTGGGGCTGGCGGCGCTGCTGGGCCTGTCGGTGATCCTGCTGGGCGTGATGCTGGTGCGGGTGCGTGACGCCAACCGGCAGCTCAGGGTCAACCAGCGGCTGCTGCGGGCCCAGAGCGAGCGGGATCCCCTCACTGACCTGGCCAACCGTCGCCATTTCCTGTCGGTGATGGACCGGCAGGCCCGCACCGAGTTTCAGGGCGCGCTGCTGATGATCGACATCGACCACTTCAAGGTCGTCAACGATCGCCACGGCCATGCGGCGGGTGATGCGGTCATCTGCGAGGTCGCGCGGCGCATCAGTCAGGCGGTGCGCATCGACGACCTGGTGGTGCGCTGGGGCGGCGAGGAGTTTCTCGTCTTCGCGCCCGGCGTGGCCCAGGAACAGCTGCAGCTGATGGCCGAGCGGATCCTGATGACCGTCGGCGACGAGCCGATTCCCACCGAAGACGGCGCGCTGAGCGTCACCTGCTCGATCGGCTTCGCCCACTTTCCGTTGGCGCCGGCGCAACTGACGCTGCATTGGGAACAGGCAGTGAACTGGGCCGACATGGCGCTCTACACGGCCAAATCCCAAGGCCGCAACCGAGCGCGCGGCGTCATCGCCGTCCAGGCCTCCGATGCGCAGGCGCTACGGCAGATCGAAGCCAACTTCGAAGCCGCGTGCAGCAGCGGCCTGGTGACGATGCAGACCCTGCGGGGACCCGACGAGGAGGCGGTCTCGGCCTGA